AATTGTCTTCAACCCAGAAAAATAAGGTACATATCCTGCTGGTTCTAGTAAGATCCACTGATTTTTATCTTTTTCATAAAAGTTTAAGGAAGTTCCGATCGATCTTCTGTAATTCCATTCTCCGTTGCCTGTTGCAATAGAATGTATGGTCTGGAAAACCATCATAGGAACGATATAAATAATAATCAATAAAAACAGCCATAGATCTCTTTTGACCTTTTGTTCTAGCACAAAAATAAGGACCGGGACAAAAAGTAAAATCTGAGGAACCCAGTAATACCAGTCGAATAAACTTTTCTGAGAAAGAAAGACCAGTTGCTTCACCCATCCAAAAATGAAAATCATCCATAAGAAATAATTCCTCTTTTCTCTTTGGCGGACCAGAAAAACAAAACAGGCCAACTCAAAAAGCAGCACAACAATTGTAAACGGATTAAAATCGCCGGGTAATTTGAGCATTCCCCAGAAATTTCCGTAGTTAGAGATAAAATATTCCACGTCCTGCCCGAATGTAAAATTCTTATCATAGAGTAGTTTTTTAGCAACAATGGTATTGTTAACCCATTCTCCAAAATAAAACCAGTTGAACGCCAGGGCAAAGGAAATACCCAGTATTCCACCAAAAATGTAGCTCCATCGTATTTTCTTATTCCAGAATATATCGACCAGGAATACAATACCTAAAAAAATAACAGTATCAATTCTTGTAAATAAAATAAGGATAGGAAGTATAATAAATGCCCATTTCTTTTCCTTTTTAAAACCATAATACAGCAAAGCCATTTCAAGGAAGAAGAGAAGCCCGTATTCCATTCCCAGAATTGAAATTTTTATTGAAGGTGGTAAAATTCCAAACAGAAAAATAAAAACAGCTTTATGCCATGGATTTTTTAAAAGCAGATGAGATAAGAATAAACTTCCTATTGTAAATAATATGGAGTTGAAAATAAGAAGAGGTTCAATAAAGTATTCTTTACCGAAAATAAGGTTGAACAGGTAGGAGACAAAAACATACAGGTGCGTTGTAGATGCCGATATTTTTGTATCTCCGTTAAACCCTATTACTCCATAATCCATTAAATTCTGTGCGACCCGCCAGGTGATGAATGCATCCTCCTGAATATGGTGCGTCAGTAAGAAAAGGAGCTTAAAAACCACTGTAAAAATTACAGCATAGATTGGAAGTTTAGTTGTTCTTTCAGACATTGTGCTTCTTTAATGCCACAAATATAACCTTAAAAATTTATGAATACAATAACAAAAAAACGGAACCGAAGTTCCGTTTTAAGTATGTTTTGAAAGCCTTTTATTGGGTCGCTTTCATAATTGCTGTTGTAATCTGCTGTTCTTTTTCCTTGGAATAAGTAGAATCAAAAGGTTTCATAATATCAAATAAGTACTGATAGAACGGAGTGATTCTTTGTACATTTTCAGATTCATTCATCGCTTTTTCCATACCCATTTGCTGGAGGCCTTTAATGAATACATTGAACTTTTTATCTATAGGCTCTATCGACTTCACAAGATAATCATATGCTTTATCTTTCCGCCCAATAGCTTTGTATGCAGAAGTTACAGCAGAAACCACAAGAGAATATTCCATAGGTTTAGCTCCCATTTGTCTTCTCAGGTATCTCTGATCACCAGGGCTAAGGCTTAAATAGTAATCATATTCTTCAAATATTCCTTTCTTAAGAACTTCTGCCAGTTTTAATCCTTTTTGTTCCTGTCCAGCTACAATATATCCGTACACAATTGAGCTTAAAGAGCGAGGATCATTGTATTTCTCCGTCGGGATCTCTTTTGCGGCAAGATCTAACAATTCAATTGCCTTATTTTTCTGTCCGGCGGATGATAAAGCTCCTACAGCTCTGCTGACTGTTGATCTGTAATATATAATATTGGATGTTGCAGTTTCATCATAATGGTTGGTAAGATCTTTAAAATTACCCCATTTAAAGTTTTTAACCACATTGTATAGAGAGTTGGCGTCTACCCTTCCCATATCTCCATCGCTGCTAGGTGGTGTATGAATAGGAACCAATCGGTAACTGAAACCATCAAATTGTAAATAATCATCCAGATAGAAAATATTTTCACTTTCATAAATCCCACCTGAGGAGAAATTAATCGGTCTTTTCCAATCAAAATTGGCTAAAATATCGAACATCATAAGGTTTCCCTTAAAAAGAGTATTCGCTTTATAATCGATCATAATCTGATTGACAGTATTTGGAAGATCACTTGGATTGATAATCCCTGCTTTTAAAGCATTTTCCTTGTTGACAGGTAAAATAAATTTACTCACCGGTAAGAAGTTGTATTTCTCGTAATGTGCCTCTCCGAAAATCATTTTAAGAATTTCATCCTTTTCAGGAGATTTCATTTTGATGAAACTGATTGCTTCTTTTAGAGTCATGGAATCCTGGGTAAGATATTTTCTAAAAGCCTGAAATTCCGTTTCAGGCGCTCCATGTTCTTTAAGATTTTCAAAAATATTCTGCCAGTCTTCTTTTTTCATAATGTAAACCTGATCGTTCACACCATCTTTATAATCCTCACGCGTAAGTTCCCCAGGGATTGGATTGGCGTTATAGGTTTGTCTCTTTACCTGATCACAGTACCAGGGAGTAGCAAGCAATGTAAAGTTGACTGTTTTTACATCATCACGGAAATTTTCGGTTTCCTGAATCGCCCAAACCGGAAAGGTATCATTATCTCCATAAAGAAATATAATATCCTCTTTGGGCAAAGACTTCAGAAATGAGTAGGCATAATCGTGTGCTGCTGATTTACGGCTACGGTCATGCGTATTATAGTTCTGGAATCCCATCATAAAAGGTATACCCAGTAAAATCACTCCCGCAACAATATTCGTTGCACCGGACTTTACTTTAGACTGTAAGTACCATAAAATAGCACCCGCTCCTAAACCTATCCATATAGCAAAAGCATAGAATGAGCCTACCATCGCATAATCTCTTTCTCTAACCTCAAAAGGTTTTACTCCCGTATAAAAAACAATTCCGGCACCTGTGAGGATAAACAATGACAGCAATGCATAAAACCTCCCAAAATCCCTGTTAAGCTGGAAAAAGAATCCGATTAATCCTAAAATAAGGGGTAAGAAGAAAAAAGCAACCGTGCTTTCATTTTTAAATTTAGCAGGCATCTTATCCTGATTTCCCCACATTGCATTATCTATAAAAGAAAATCCGGAAATCCAATTTCCATTGGTACTTTCCATATGTCCTTCTCTGTCGTTTTGCCTTCCTACAAAATTCCACATCAGGTATCTTACAAAGTAATATCCGTTCTGGAAAGTAATAAAGTAATCCATATTCTGAGCCAGAGAAGGCTTCTGAACATTAATAAGATCGTATGGCTTTACTTTCAGATAATCTGCCGCTGTAATCGTTTTATCTTCGTATTTCTTTCTCAGTTCATTGAAGATCTCTTTTGCCTGAGGATTATCTGCCACATCTTCATTTCCATAATTGAAGGTGAAGTCAGGAGCCCCATACATTGAAATATAGTTCGCCATAACATCTTTATCTTCGTTAAACATTCTGGGCATTAAACTTACCTGGGACTTACTGAAAACATAGTTAAAACGTTCTCCTGTTTTTCTATAGGTTCCTGTTTTTTCATCCTTTTCATAAATGTCGCCGGTTTTCTTGGTTTTAAAGCTTCCGTCTTCATTTTTCTCAATTCCGTTGGCATCAAGGAAAGCGGTATAGTTTTGTCCGTAAATTGTCGGCCAGTCTCCATATTGTTCTCTGTTGTAATAATCGAGCATACCGATAGCCGTATCGGGATCATTCAGGTTCATTGGCGGGTTTGCGTTAGCTCTGATTGGAATGACCATCCAACATGAGAAGCCGATTACCATATAAACAATTGATAATGCTACGGTCTGATAAATATTCTTTCTCGTCCTTCTTGCATATTTAATCATGAAATAGCATATTGCTACCATAAGAATAAAAGCAGCAATTGTTCCTGAATGGAAAGGAAGTCCCAAACCATTGACGAAGAATATCTCGAGTTTACCAAACATCGTCATGATGAGTGGGAAGATAATTTTAAATACAATAATCAGAATCCCCAACGTGATCAGGTTTGCCCAGATGAAATTTTTCCACGTGAACTTATAGTTTCTGGCGTAGTATACCAGGCAGATTGCGGGAAGAGATAACATACACATCATGTGTACACCTACTGAAAGTCCAACAATAAAGAAAATAAGAATGATCCATCTTTCATTGTCCGAAGTGTTATACTCATTTTCCCATTTGGTGATCAGCCATACCAAAAGCGCAATAAACATCGAAGCCATGGAATACACTTCCCCTTCAACCGCCGAAAACCAAAAAGTATCGGAAAATGTAAAACACAATGCGCCTATCACACCGGCAAAAAGAATCGAAATTTCCTGATGTTTGGTTACTTCTTCAAAATCTTTATTCAGTAATCGTCTTACAAAATGCGTAATGGTCCAGAATAAAAATAAGATTGTAAAAGCACTGAACGTAGCAGACATTGCATTGATTACGATAGAATAATTTTCGCCTTTTCCTAATGCAAAAATGGCTGCTACAGCGCCCACAATCTGGAATAAAGCAGCCCCGGGAGCGTGCGTTACTTCTAATTTTACTGCAGAAGATATGTACTCACCACAGTCCCAAAAACTCAAATAATGTTCTATCGTTGAAAAATAAGTAATAAATGCAATAACGAAAATCACCCATCCTAAAACGGTGTTCCATTGCCTGAAAGTCCAGTTTTTCATATAATATATCAGTTTATCTTTGCCTACAAATTATTAAGCGGTCAAGGATTATTTTCCAGTGATATCTTTAATAATATAGCTATTCTCTGTAAGACATTTAACCACTTAATTTTATTACATCCAAAGCAAAAAAAAACGGAACCGAAGTTCCGTTTTTAAATATGTTTTGAAAGTATTTTATTGGGTCGCTTTCATAATCGCTGTTGTAATCTGATGCTCTTTTTCTTTGGAATAAGTAGAATCAAAAGGTTCCATAATATCAAATAAGTACTGATAGAACGGAGTGATTCTTTGTACATTTTCAGATTCATTCATCGCTTTTTCCTTACCCATTTGCTGAAGATCTTTGATGAACACATTGAATTTTTTATCAATAGGCTCAATAGATTTCACAAGGTAGTCGTATGCTTTATCTTTCTGCCCAATAGCATTGTAAGCTGTAGTTACAGCAGAAACCACAAGAGAATATTCCATAGGTTTAGCTCCCATTTGTCTTCTCAGGTATCTCTGATCACCAGGGCTAAGGCTTAAATAGTAATCATATTCTTCGAATATTCCTTTCTTAAGAACTTCTGCCAGTTTCAATCCTTTTTGTTCCTGTCCTGCTACAATATATCCGTACACAATTGAACTTAATGAGCGTGGATCATTGTATTTTTCTACCGGAATTTCCTTAGCAGCAAGGTCCAGTAACTCGATCGCTTTAGCTTTTTCACCTTTTAAAGAAAGGGCTGCCGCTGCTCTGCTCGCTGCACTTCTATAACTGATGATATTGGAAGTTGCGGTTTCATCAAAATGAGCATTTAAGTCTTTAAAATTACCCCATTTGAAGTTTTTCACCACATTGTACAGAGAGTTGGCGTCTACCCTTCCCATATCTCCATCGCTGCTAGGTGGCGTGTGAATAGGAATCAGTCGGTAGCTGAAACCATCCAACTGCAAATAATCATCCAGATAGAAAATATTTTCACTGTCATATACTCCGCCTGAGGAGAAGTTAATCGGTCTTTTCCAATCAAAATTAGCCAGAATATCAAACATCATCAGGTTGTTCTTATAAAGAGTATTCGCTTTATAATCGATCATAATCTGATTGACAGTATTGGGAAGATCACTTGGATTGATAATCCCTGCTTTTAAAGCATTCTCCTTGTTGACAGGTAAAATAAATTTACTCACCGGTAAGAAGTTATATTTTTCATAACGCGCCTCTCCGAAGATCATTTTAAGAATTTCATCCTTTTCAGGAGATTTCATTTTGATAAAATTGATTGCTTCTTTTAGAGTAATGGAATCCTGGGTAAGATACTTTCTAAAAGCCTGGAATTCCGTAGAAGAGGCTCCTTGTTCCTGAAGGTTATTGAAGATATTCTGCCAGTCTTCTTTTTTCATCAGGTAGATCTGATCATTCACACCATCCCTGTAGTCTTCGTGAGTTAACTGGCTTGGTATAGCATTGGCATTATAGGTTTTTCTTTTTACCTGGTCAATGTTCCATGGTGTTGATAACAAAGTAAAATTGACCACTTTTACATCATCACGGAAATTTTCGGTTTCCTGAATCGCCCAAACCGGATATGTATCATTATCACCGTATACAAATAAAATATCCTCTTTTGGCAATGATTTTAATACGGAATAAGAATAATCATATGCTGTATACCGGTTACTTCTGTCATGTACATTATAGTTCTGGAATCCCATCATAAAAGGTATACCCAGTAAAACCACTCCCGCAACAATATTCGCTGCACCGGACTTTACTTTAGACTGTAAGAACCATAAAATAGCACCCGCCCCTAAACCTATCCATATAGCAAAAGCATAGAATGAGCCTACCATCGCGTAATCCCTCTCCCTAGGTTCAAATGGTTTTACACCTGTATAGAAAATAATTCCAACGCTGGTAATAACGAATAATGATAATATAGCATAGAATCTTCCAAAATCCCTGTTAAGCTGGAAGAAGAATCCGATTAATCCCAAAATAAGGGGTAAGAAGAAAAAGGCAACCGTACTTTCATTTTTAAATTTAGCAGGCATCTTATCCTGATTTCCCCACATGGCATTATCTATAAAAGAAAATCCGGAAATCCAGTTTCCTTTTGTATTTTCCATATTCCCCTCAAGGTCATTCTGTCTTCCTACAAAATTCCACATCAGATATCTTACAAAGTAATATCCGTTCTGGAAAGTAATAAAGTAATCCATATTCTGAGCCAAAGAAGGCTTCTGAACATTAATAAGATCGTATGGCTTTACTTTCAGGTAATCTGCCGCTGTAATCGTTTTATCTTCGTATTTCTTTCTCAGTTCATTGAAGATCTCTTTTGCCTGAGGATTATCTGCCACATCTTCATTTCCATAATTGAAGGTAAAATCAGGAGCCCCATACATTGAAATGTAATTCGCCATCACCGATTTGTCCTCATTGAACATTCTCGGCATTAAACTTACCTGGGACTTGCTGAAAACATAGTTAAAACGTTCTCCTGTTTTTCTATAGGTTCCTGTTTTTTCATCCTTTTCATAAATGTCGCCGGTCTTCTTGGTTTTAAAGCTTCCGTCTTCATTTTTCTCAATTCCGTTGGCATCAAGGAAAGCGGTATAGTTTTGTCCGTAAATTGTCGGCCAGTCTCCATATTGTTCTCTGTTGTAATAATCGAGCATACCGATAGCCGTATCGGGATCATTCAGGTTCATTGGCGGGTTTGCGTTAGCTCTGATTGGAATGACCATCCAACATGAGAAGCCGATTACCATATAAACAATTGATAATGCTACGGTCTGATAAATATTCTTTCTCGTCCTTCTTGCATATTTAATCATGAAATAGCATATTGCTACCATAAGAATAAAAGCCGCAATTGTTCCTGAATGGAAAGGAAGTCCCAAACCATTGACGAAGAATATCTCGAGTTTACCAAACATCGTCATGATGAGTGGGAAGATAATTTTAAATACAATAATCAGAATCCCCAACGTGATCAGATTTGCCCAGATGAAATTTTTCCACGTGAACTTATAGTTTCTGGCGTAGTATACCAGGCAGATTGCGGGAAGAGATAACATACACATCATGTGTACACCTACTGAAAGTCCAACGATAAAGAAAATAAGAATGATCCATCTTTCATTGTCCGAAGTGTTATACTCATTTTCCCATTTGGTGATCAGCCATACCAAAAGCGCAATAAACATTGAAGCCATGGAATACACTTCCCCTTCAACCGCCGAAAACCAGAAAGTATCGGAAAATGTAAAACACAATGCGCCTATTACCCCGGCAAAAAGAATCGAAATTTCCTGATGTTTGGTTACTTCTTCAAAATCTTTATTCAGTAATCGTCTTACAAAATGCGTAATGGTCCAGAATAAAAACAAGATCGTAAAAGCACTGAACGTAGCAGACATTGCATTGATTACGATAGAATAATTTTCGCCTTTTCCTAATGCAAAAATGGCCGCTACAGCGCCCACAATCTGGAATAAAGCAGCCCCGGGAGCGTGCGTTACCTCTAATTTTACTGCAGAAGATATGTACTCACCACAATCCCAGAAACTCAGCTTGGGTTCTATCGTTGATAAGTACGTGAAAAATGCAATGACGAAAATCACCCATCCTAAAACGGTGTTCCATTGCCTAAAAGTCCAGTTTTTCATAGTATAAAATCAATTACGCGAAAATAGGGCTTTTATATGATTTTATATCGATTTTAACAAATTTTTAAAATACTGGTGTGGTATTTGCGTTAATAAGTCTGTAACCATTGAGGAAGGAAAAATATCGATTTAAGTAATGACAGCTTAGAAATCAAACAAAAGTTTAGAAATTATTTATTTTTTTGTATTTTTGCCCTCAGATTTTTATTGAAAAATAGCAAATAATGAGTAATGTTTACGATAATATCCTTGGCCTAATAGGAAACACTCCTATGGTGAAGCTAAATACTGTAACGAAAGATATTCCTGCAACTGTTTATGCCAAGTTAGAATCATATAATCCTGGACATTCCACTAAAGATAGAATCGCACTTCACATTATAGAAAACGCTGAGAAAAAAGGTTTATTAAAAGAAGATTCTGTAATTGTAGAGACCACCTCAGGGAATACAGGATTCTCTCTTGCAATGGTTTGCATTATCAAAGGGTATAAATGCATTCTTGCTGTAAGTGACAAAACAAAACCTGAAAAGATTGCCTATCTTAAAGCTCTTGGAGCGGTAGTGTATGTTTGCCCTGCTAACGTACCTGCGAATGATCCCCGATCCTATTATGAGGTTGCCAAAAGAGTGGCTTCTGAAACACCTAATTCTGTTTATATCAACCAATACTTTAATGAGTTGAATATTGATGCCCATTACCAGACTACCGGTCCGGAAATATGGGAGCAGACAGAAGGAAAAATCACACATCTTTTTGCATGTACAGGAACCGGGGGAACTTTATCCGGGTCAGCAAAATTTTTAAAGGAAAAGAATCCGAATATCAAAATAATAGGAGTAGATGCAGACGGATCTATTCTGAAAAGTTATCATGAAACCGGAGAAATCCATAAAGAAGATGTTCACCCCTATCAGATTGAAGGAATGGGAAAAAATCTTATTCCTACCGCCTTACTTTTTGATAAAGTAGACCAGTTTGTAAGAGTGAATGATGAAATGTCTGCCTACAGAACCCGTGAAATAGCTCTGAAAGAGGCTATCATGGGAGGTTATACGACCGGAGCTGTTACCCAGGCGCTTATACAATATGCCCAATCTAACGAATTTTCAAAAGATGACCTGGTTGTATTAATTTATCCTGATCATGGATCAAGATACATTACCAAGGTATACAGCGACAAATGGATGGCGGAACAAGGTTTTGTAAACAATTGTGTTCACAACTACGATGAAGTTTTCAAGACAGAATTCATCAAATAGAAATAATTACCATACAAATCAAGCCTTTTTTGTAGATCACAAAAGGCTTTTTTTAATTAAATAAAATCACTTATAAAATGTTGGATATTTTTGAAAGAATAAAAGAAAATCCAGGACCTCTTGGACAATTTGCAGATTATGGAGAAGGCTATTTTATTTTCCCGAGACTTGAAGGGCCAATCGGACCTAGAATGCAGTTTCAGGGAAGAGAAGTCATTTTCTGGAGTGCTAACGATTATTTAGGATTATGTAATCATCCTGAAGTTTTGGAAGCCGATGCAAAAGCCGCTGCTGAATACGGGATGTTTTATCCAATGGGAGCAAGGGCAATGTCCGGGGAAACAGAACAGCATTTACAACTGGAAAGGGAGCTTGCTGATTTTGTTCAGAAAGAATCTGCTTATTTATTAAATTTCGGTTACCAGGGAATGGTTTCTACCATTGACGCTTTGGTTAGCAGAAATGATGTAATCGTATATGATGTAGATTCACATGCATGTATCGTAGACGGGGTAAGACTTCACTCCGGAAAAAGATTTACCTATAGACACAATGATATCGAAAGTCTTGAAAAAAACCTTCAGAGAGCAACAAAAGTAGCTGAAGAGACCGGTGGTGGTATTCTGGTAATTACAGAAGGGGTTTTCGGAATGAGAGGTCAGCAGGGGAAGCTTAAAGAAATCTGTGACCTGAAATCCAAATATAACTTCAGACTTCTTGTAGATGACGCTCATGGATTCGGAACTCTTGGAAAAACAGGAGCCGGAGCTGGTGAAGAACAAGGATGTCAGGATAAAATCGATGTATATTTCTCTACTTTCGCTAAGTCAATGGCCGGTTTCGGAGCTTTCATTGCCGGAGATAAAGAAATCATCCGATACTTAAAATTCAATTTAAGATCACAGATCTTTGCAAAATCCCTGACGATGCCAATGGTTATCGGAGGGCTTAAAAGATTAGAGCTTTTAAGAACAAGACCTGAAATTAAAGCTAAACTTTGGGAAAACACCTATAAACTGCAAAACGGTCTTAAAGAAAGAGGTTTCAACATTGGAGACAGTAATACTTGCGTAACGCCAGTAATGATGCAGGGAACACCGGTAGAAGCAACTCTTTTGGTTAAAGATTTAAGAGAAATTTACGGAATTTTCACATCTGTAGTTGTTTACCCGGTAATTCCTAAAGGAATGATATTACTAAGATTGATTCCAACGGCGTCTCATACAGATGCTGAGATCAATGAAACATTAGCTGCCTTTGAAGCTATTCACGATAAACTGGTGGGTGGTCATTATAAGGAGCAAGCTGATAATTATCTGAAGGAGAACAACGTTCAGTTTAAAGAAATTTAAAACAATACAAAAGGCCATTTGAAATACAATGGCCTTTTTATCTATAATCCACTTCTGAATGAGTGGTAAATATCTGTCTTTTAATTTTTTAAAAGTCATTATTTTATGTAATAGATGATATTAAAATAGATGTATATGAGAAATTCTAGAAATATTAAAACAGCAATTATCAGCCTGTTTCTTACGCTTTTCTTTACAACAGCTAATGCCCAGCATTCTTATATAGATAACTATAAAGATATTGCAGCAGATCTCTCAAAACAATACGGGATTCCAAGCTCAATCATACTCGCGATAGCTATTGTGGAGTCCGGAGCCGGAACCAGCAAGGCTAGCAAAACCCTTAATAATCACTTTGGTATTTTGGGAAAGAACGATGTGAATAATTCTAAATTTAAAAGCTTTAGTACCGTTCGCGAAAGCTATGAAGCTTTTTGCCGTATGCTTTCCAAAAAGAAAATCTATACCCGGTTAAAAGATAATAACAACAGTAATGATTGGGTTAAAGCTATTGCTTCCACAGGTTATTCTACCAAACCTAATGAATGGATAAAGAAAATAAATTCTACCATTGCTAAATTCGGCTTACAAAAATAAGTTCAATTCATCTTTTACAGGCCATTAATTTTTTTGTATGATATAGATGTGATAATTTTGCAAAAAAATTCCTATTGAAAGATCTTCTTCTGATTACTCCGCCTTTTACCCAGCTTAATACTCCTTATCCTGCCACAGCTTATATTAAAGGTTTTTTAAATACCAAAAATATTACCAGCTATCAGATCGATTTGGGGATTGAAGTTATTTTGGAACTTTTTTCAAAAGAGGGTCTTCAGAACATTTTTTCCAGGAAAATTGATCTTGAAAAGTTGTCAGAAAATACCCAAAGGATTTTCGCTCTAAGGGATGAATATATAAAAACCATTGAT
The sequence above is drawn from the Chryseobacterium daecheongense genome and encodes:
- a CDS encoding DUF2723 domain-containing protein, with product MKNWTFRQWNTVLGWVIFVIAFFTYLSTIEPKLSFWDCGEYISSAVKLEVTHAPGAALFQIVGAVAAIFALGKGENYSIVINAMSATFSAFTILFLFWTITHFVRRLLNKDFEEVTKHQEISILFAGVIGALCFTFSDTFWFSAVEGEVYSMASMFIALLVWLITKWENEYNTSDNERWIILIFFIVGLSVGVHMMCMLSLPAICLVYYARNYKFTWKNFIWANLITLGILIIVFKIIFPLIMTMFGKLEIFFVNGLGLPFHSGTIAAFILMVAICYFMIKYARRTRKNIYQTVALSIVYMVIGFSCWMVIPIRANANPPMNLNDPDTAIGMLDYYNREQYGDWPTIYGQNYTAFLDANGIEKNEDGSFKTKKTGDIYEKDEKTGTYRKTGERFNYVFSKSQVSLMPRMFNEDKSVMANYISMYGAPDFTFNYGNEDVADNPQAKEIFNELRKKYEDKTITAADYLKVKPYDLINVQKPSLAQNMDYFITFQNGYYFVRYLMWNFVGRQNDLEGNMENTKGNWISGFSFIDNAMWGNQDKMPAKFKNESTVAFFFLPLILGLIGFFFQLNRDFGRFYAILSLFVITSVGIIFYTGVKPFEPRERDYAMVGSFYAFAIWIGLGAGAILWFLQSKVKSGAANIVAGVVLLGIPFMMGFQNYNVHDRSNRYTAYDYSYSVLKSLPKEDILFVYGDNDTYPVWAIQETENFRDDVKVVNFTLLSTPWNIDQVKRKTYNANAIPSQLTHEDYRDGVNDQIYLMKKEDWQNIFNNLQEQGASSTEFQAFRKYLTQDSITLKEAINFIKMKSPEKDEILKMIFGEARYEKYNFLPVSKFILPVNKENALKAGIINPSDLPNTVNQIMIDYKANTLYKNNLMMFDILANFDWKRPINFSSGGVYDSENIFYLDDYLQLDGFSYRLIPIHTPPSSDGDMGRVDANSLYNVVKNFKWGNFKDLNAHFDETATSNIISYRSAASRAAAALSLKGEKAKAIELLDLAAKEIPVEKYNDPRSLSSIVYGYIVAGQEQKGLKLAEVLKKGIFEEYDYYLSLSPGDQRYLRRQMGAKPMEYSLVVSAVTTAYNAIGQKDKAYDYLVKSIEPIDKKFNVFIKDLQQMGKEKAMNESENVQRITPFYQYLFDIMEPFDSTYSKEKEHQITTAIMKATQ
- a CDS encoding cysteine synthase family protein, with the translated sequence MSNVYDNILGLIGNTPMVKLNTVTKDIPATVYAKLESYNPGHSTKDRIALHIIENAEKKGLLKEDSVIVETTSGNTGFSLAMVCIIKGYKCILAVSDKTKPEKIAYLKALGAVVYVCPANVPANDPRSYYEVAKRVASETPNSVYINQYFNELNIDAHYQTTGPEIWEQTEGKITHLFACTGTGGTLSGSAKFLKEKNPNIKIIGVDADGSILKSYHETGEIHKEDVHPYQIEGMGKNLIPTALLFDKVDQFVRVNDEMSAYRTREIALKEAIMGGYTTGAVTQALIQYAQSNEFSKDDLVVLIYPDHGSRYITKVYSDKWMAEQGFVNNCVHNYDEVFKTEFIK
- a CDS encoding DUF2723 domain-containing protein; its protein translation is MKNWTFRQWNTVLGWVIFVIAFITYFSTIEHYLSFWDCGEYISSAVKLEVTHAPGAALFQIVGAVAAIFALGKGENYSIVINAMSATFSAFTILFLFWTITHFVRRLLNKDFEEVTKHQEISILFAGVIGALCFTFSDTFWFSAVEGEVYSMASMFIALLVWLITKWENEYNTSDNERWIILIFFIVGLSVGVHMMCMLSLPAICLVYYARNYKFTWKNFIWANLITLGILIIVFKIIFPLIMTMFGKLEIFFVNGLGLPFHSGTIAAFILMVAICYFMIKYARRTRKNIYQTVALSIVYMVIGFSCWMVIPIRANANPPMNLNDPDTAIGMLDYYNREQYGDWPTIYGQNYTAFLDANGIEKNEDGSFKTKKTGDIYEKDEKTGTYRKTGERFNYVFSKSQVSLMPRMFNEDKDVMANYISMYGAPDFTFNYGNEDVADNPQAKEIFNELRKKYEDKTITAADYLKVKPYDLINVQKPSLAQNMDYFITFQNGYYFVRYLMWNFVGRQNDREGHMESTNGNWISGFSFIDNAMWGNQDKMPAKFKNESTVAFFFLPLILGLIGFFFQLNRDFGRFYALLSLFILTGAGIVFYTGVKPFEVRERDYAMVGSFYAFAIWIGLGAGAILWYLQSKVKSGATNIVAGVILLGIPFMMGFQNYNTHDRSRKSAAHDYAYSFLKSLPKEDIIFLYGDNDTFPVWAIQETENFRDDVKTVNFTLLATPWYCDQVKRQTYNANPIPGELTREDYKDGVNDQVYIMKKEDWQNIFENLKEHGAPETEFQAFRKYLTQDSMTLKEAISFIKMKSPEKDEILKMIFGEAHYEKYNFLPVSKFILPVNKENALKAGIINPSDLPNTVNQIMIDYKANTLFKGNLMMFDILANFDWKRPINFSSGGIYESENIFYLDDYLQFDGFSYRLVPIHTPPSSDGDMGRVDANSLYNVVKNFKWGNFKDLTNHYDETATSNIIYYRSTVSRAVGALSSAGQKNKAIELLDLAAKEIPTEKYNDPRSLSSIVYGYIVAGQEQKGLKLAEVLKKGIFEEYDYYLSLSPGDQRYLRRQMGAKPMEYSLVVSAVTSAYKAIGRKDKAYDYLVKSIEPIDKKFNVFIKGLQQMGMEKAMNESENVQRITPFYQYLFDIMKPFDSTYSKEKEQQITTAIMKATQ
- a CDS encoding pyridoxal phosphate-dependent aminotransferase family protein; protein product: MDIFERIKENPGPLGQFADYGEGYFIFPRLEGPIGPRMQFQGREVIFWSANDYLGLCNHPEVLEADAKAAAEYGMFYPMGARAMSGETEQHLQLERELADFVQKESAYLLNFGYQGMVSTIDALVSRNDVIVYDVDSHACIVDGVRLHSGKRFTYRHNDIESLEKNLQRATKVAEETGGGILVITEGVFGMRGQQGKLKEICDLKSKYNFRLLVDDAHGFGTLGKTGAGAGEEQGCQDKIDVYFSTFAKSMAGFGAFIAGDKEIIRYLKFNLRSQIFAKSLTMPMVIGGLKRLELLRTRPEIKAKLWENTYKLQNGLKERGFNIGDSNTCVTPVMMQGTPVEATLLVKDLREIYGIFTSVVVYPVIPKGMILLRLIPTASHTDAEINETLAAFEAIHDKLVGGHYKEQADNYLKENNVQFKEI
- a CDS encoding glucosaminidase domain-containing protein — encoded protein: MRNSRNIKTAIISLFLTLFFTTANAQHSYIDNYKDIAADLSKQYGIPSSIILAIAIVESGAGTSKASKTLNNHFGILGKNDVNNSKFKSFSTVRESYEAFCRMLSKKKIYTRLKDNNNSNDWVKAIASTGYSTKPNEWIKKINSTIAKFGLQK